In one window of Phyllopteryx taeniolatus isolate TA_2022b chromosome 23, UOR_Ptae_1.2, whole genome shotgun sequence DNA:
- the ing2 gene encoding inhibitor of growth protein 2, which produces MLGHHYPNADKSQQLANYVEDYLECVESLPLDIQRNVSVLREIDAKYQEVLKEVDEVFEKYKAEQDGAQRKCLQVQLQRALIISQELGDEKIHVVTQMTELVENRSRQMDSHSLCLQEPCNPERVATERRANVQEPPAAAAAAVAAPAAVERASGRRPRRQRNSESRDSSHPSANGFVADDAVEEPPAPLPREKKSKSTKKKKRKSKQERDASPVDFAIDPNEPTYCLCEQVSYGEMIGCDNDQCPIEWFHFSCVGLTYKPKGKWYCPKCRGDNEKTMDKSLDKNRKDRRSR; this is translated from the exons ATGTTAGGCCACCACTACCCGAATGCTGACAAGTCACAACAACTGGCCAACTACGTGGAGGATTATCTGGAATGCGTGGAGTCCCTGCCTTTGGACATACAAAGGAATGTTTCTGTGCTCCGGGAAATCGACGCAAAGTATCAAG AAGTGCTGAAGGAGGTGGATGAAGTCTTTGAGAAGTACAAGGCTGAGCAGGATGGCGCCCAGCGAAAGTGCCTGCAGGTCCAGCTGCAACGGGCGCTCATCATCAGCCAAGAGCTGGGCGACGAGAAGATCCACGTGGTGACCCAGATGACCGAGTTGGTGGAGAACCGCTCGCGCCAGATGGACTCCCATTCCCTGTGCCTCCAGGAGCCCTGCAATCCCGAACGGGTGGCGACGGAGCGGCGCGCGAACGTCCAGGagccccccgccgccgccgcagcagCCGTAGCTGCCCCGGCCGCCGTCGAACGTGCCTCGGGCCGCCGGCCGCGACGCCAGCGTAACAGCGAGAGCCGAGACTCCAGCCACCCGTCCGCCAACGGTTTTGTTGCGGACGATGCGGTGGAGGAGCCGCCCGCCCCCCTTCCCAGAGAGAAGAAGTCCAAGTccaccaagaagaagaagcgcaAGTCCAAGCAGGAGCGAGACGCTTCGCCGGTGGATTTCGCCATCGACCCCAATGAGCCCACCTATTGTTTGTGCGAGCAGGTGTCGTACGGTGAAATGATCGGCTGCGACAACGACCAGTGCCCCATCGAATGGTTCCACTTCTCCTGCGTAGGGCTGACCTACAAACCTAAGGGCAAGTGGTACTGTCCTAAATGCAGGGGAGACAACGAAAAGACCATGGACAAAAGTTTGGACAAGAACAGAAAAGACCGCCGGTCCAGGTAG
- the cd68 gene encoding macrosialin, with the protein MKSSLTILFCCVFSALAQDQPPATVTPAKEFFSTSEPEPSGNQTTPAPATPAPIVTTRPVPATTNATTGPLPPTTHVTTSNGSRTTNTTTGPVPPTTHFTTGDVPTATNATTTPVPSTKMTATPTTTAPKPTPPSDLSAGDYRLMKGKAVCLKARVALQIRLVTPKASGTFIVQPNKTQAVGKCQENRANLTLVFQEGFITFIFNKSAEENLAYANALLFSLVYPLSTAGGHYAANNQSLRAFPAKIGHSYSCRSESVYMGNGLYLDVKDDRMQAFNLTKSEEFGVTDHCAADQPDYRVAIGVGVTLLVLILVVVVVYLLGRKRRTDGYQSL; encoded by the exons ATGAAAAGTTCACTCACAATACTTTTTTGCTGCGTTTTTTCAG CACTGGCTCAAGATCAACCCCCTGCGACTGTGACTCCCGCAAAAGAATTCTTTTCCACAAGCGAACCGGAACCTTCCGGCAACCAAACGACTCCCGCGCCCGCGACCCCGGCCCCCATCGTAACGACCCGTCCTGTCCCCGCAACAACCAATGCTACGACCGGTCCCCTGCCCCCAACAACCCACGTGACGACCAGTAATGGTTCTAGAACAACCAACACTACGACCGGTCCCGTGCCCCCGACGACCCACTTCACGACCGGTGATGTTCCCACAGCAACCAACGCTACGACCACCCCTGTCCCCTCCACCAAAATGACCGCCACACCAACCACCACCGCACCCAAGCCCACGCCGCCCAGCGACTTGAGTGCGGGAGACTACCGCCTGATGAAGGGCAAAGCCGTTTGCCTGAAGGCCCGCGTGGCCCTGCAGATCCGACTCGTGACACCAAAG GCCAGTGGGACGTTCATCGTGCAGCCCAATAAAACCCAAGCTGTCGGGAAATGTCAGGAGAACAGGGCCAACCTCACGCTGGTCTTCCAGGAGGGTTTCATCACCTTCATTTTCAACAAG AGCGCTGAAGAAAACCTCGCCTACGCTAACGCGTTGTTGTTCAGCCTCGTCTACCCCTTAAGCACAG ccggCGGACACTACGCCGCCAACAACCAGTCGTTGCGCGCCTTCCCTGCGAAGATCGGCCACTCGTACTCGTGCAGGAGCGAATCAGTTTACATGGGGAACGGATTGTATCTGGACGTCAAGGATGATCGGATGCAGGCCTTCAATCTGACCAAGAGTGAGGAGTTTGGTGTCA CCGACCACTGCGCGGCAGACCAGCCCGATTACAGAGTGGCCATCGGGGTGGGCGTGACATTGCTGGTGCTCATCTTGGTGGTGGTCGTGGTGTACCTGCTGGGCCGCAAGAGGAGGACGGATGGCTACCAGTCCCTGTGA
- the men1 gene encoding menin isoform X2 — protein MGLHSSQKKHFPLRGIDGVVQLFDAELRKSEPDLALLSLVLGFIEHFLAVNRVVPVNVPGVRFEPLEPDCPNSCFPTVELGMISALYERFTAQIRGAVDLSQYRRMAAGSSRELVKKVSDVIWNSLSRSYFKDRAHIQSLFSLITGTKLDSSGVAFAVVSACQVLALKDVHLALSEDHAWVIFGKCGDETAEVTWHGKGNEDRRGQTVAAGVNEKSWLYLKGSYMKCDRNMEVAFMVCAINPSLDLHTDSSELLQLQQKLLWLLYERGDLDRYPMAMGTLADLEDQDPMPGKESPLEIHLKAVSSAQKHYNNEHIYPYMYLAGFHYRHRNVRDALRAWADAAQVMQDYNYFREDEEIYKEFFDIANDVIPTRLSRRCRTRNASPTCCASTTASASGRRAAPRQCCTWAGPLTWSSPSAASRHRCVRKCPSSPKSQNVRMTTTRPVRIPGRGAGEAPAGSPSRRSRILPSPPPPPPRLPRPPQPRRRSSPRRSEREAPAAAPRANPSPLAPTRGRPPRCGRRRRRRRPARPPPSSPSRVRR, from the exons ATGGGTTTGCATTCATCCCAGAAGAAACACTTCCCCTTGCGGGGGATCGACGGCGTCGTTCAGCTCTTCGACGCCGAGCTCCGCAAGTCCGAGCCGGACCTCGCCCTCCTCTCCCTGGTCCTGGGTTTCATCGAGCACTTCCTCGCCGTGAACCGCGTCGTCCCCGTCAACGTGCCCGGCGTGCGATTCGAGCCGCTGGAGCCGGACTGTCCCAACTCGTGTTTCCCCACCGTAGAGCTGGGCATGATCTCGGCGCTGTACGAGCGCTTCACGGCGCAGATCCGCGGGGCCGTGGACCTGTCCCAGTACAGGCGGATGGCGGCGGGGTCCAGTCGAGAGCTGGTGAAGAAGGTGTCGGACGTGATCTGGAACAGCCTCAGTCGTTCTTACTTTAAAGACCGTGCCCACATCCAGTCTCTCTTCAGCCTCATCACCG GGACCAAATTGGACAGCTCGGGCGTCGCCTTTGCAGTGGTGTCGGCCTGCCAGGTCCTGGCCCTGAAGGACGTACACCTGGCCTTGTCCGAAGACCACGCCTGGGTCATCTTCGGCAAGTGCGGCGACGAGACGGCCGAGGTCACCTGGCACGGCAAGGGGAACGAAGACCGGCGAGGGCAGACCGTTGCGGCGGGAGTCAACGAAAAG AGTTGGCTGTACCTCAAGGGCTCCTACATGAAATGCGACCGCAACATGGAGGTGGCCTTCATGGTGTGCGCCATCAACCCCTCACTGGACCTGCACACTGACAGCTCGGAGCTGCTGCAGCTTCAGCAG AAACTACTGTGGTTGCTCTATGAACGAGGTGACCTGGACAG GTATCCAATGGCGATGGGGACTCTGGCAGACCTGGAAGACCAGGACCCAATGCCAGGCAAGGAGAGCCCACTGGAAATCCACTTGAAG GCCGTCAGCTCGGCCCAGAAACATTACAACAACGAGCACATCTACCCCTACATGTACTTGGCGGGCTTCCACTACAGGCACAGGAACGTGCGGGACGCGCTGAGGGCGTGGGCCGACGCTGCCCAGGTCATGCAGGA CTATAACTACTTCCGCGAGGACGAGGAGATCTACAAAGAGTTTTTCGACATCGCCAATGACGTCATTCCCACT cggctcTCTCGGCGCTGCAGGACCCGGAATGCTTCGCCCACCTGCTGTGCTTCTACGACGGCATCTGCAAGTGGGAGGAGGGCAGCCCCACGCCAGTGCTGCACGTGGGCTGGGCCACTTACCTGGTCCAGTCCCTCAGCCGCTTCGAGGCACAG GTGCGTCAGAAAGTGTCCATCATCACCAAAGAGCCAGAATGTCAGGATGACGACGACGCGTCCAGTGAGGATCCCTGGGAGGGGCGCAGGCGAGGCCCCCGCAGGGAGTCCAAGCCGGAGGAGCAGAATTCTCCCCTCCCCGCCGCCCCCACCTCCCCGACTTCCCAGACCACCACAACCGCGACGACGGTCCAGCCCAAGAAGGTCGGAGAGGGAGGCGCCCGCCGCCGCTCCGAGGGCAAACCCAAGTCCCCTGGCTCCAACGCGGGGGCGTCCTCCCCGCTGCGGGCGGCGTCGCCGGCGCCGCCGCCCCGCCCGGCCGCCCCCGTCGTCGCCTTCCAGAGTGAGAAGATGA
- the men1 gene encoding menin isoform X1, translated as MGLHSSQKKHFPLRGIDGVVQLFDAELRKSEPDLALLSLVLGFIEHFLAVNRVVPVNVPGVRFEPLEPDCPNSCFPTVELGMISALYERFTAQIRGAVDLSQYRRMAAGSSRELVKKVSDVIWNSLSRSYFKDRAHIQSLFSLITGTKLDSSGVAFAVVSACQVLALKDVHLALSEDHAWVIFGKCGDETAEVTWHGKGNEDRRGQTVAAGVNEKSWLYLKGSYMKCDRNMEVAFMVCAINPSLDLHTDSSELLQLQQKLLWLLYERGDLDRYPMAMGTLADLEDQDPMPGKESPLEIHLKAVSSAQKHYNNEHIYPYMYLAGFHYRHRNVRDALRAWADAAQVMQDYNYFREDEEIYKEFFDIANDVIPTLLKETAAAAESPAEGGDAGEAEQPKQQQAAAAAALSALQDPECFAHLLCFYDGICKWEEGSPTPVLHVGWATYLVQSLSRFEAQVRQKVSIITKEPECQDDDDASSEDPWEGRRRGPRRESKPEEQNSPLPAAPTSPTSQTTTTATTVQPKKVGEGGARRRSEGKPKSPGSNAGASSPLRAASPAPPPRPAAPVVAFQSEKMKGMKELLRAAKVNSSAIKLQLTAQSQVQMKRQKSTPPGDYSMSFMKRQRKSL; from the exons ATGGGTTTGCATTCATCCCAGAAGAAACACTTCCCCTTGCGGGGGATCGACGGCGTCGTTCAGCTCTTCGACGCCGAGCTCCGCAAGTCCGAGCCGGACCTCGCCCTCCTCTCCCTGGTCCTGGGTTTCATCGAGCACTTCCTCGCCGTGAACCGCGTCGTCCCCGTCAACGTGCCCGGCGTGCGATTCGAGCCGCTGGAGCCGGACTGTCCCAACTCGTGTTTCCCCACCGTAGAGCTGGGCATGATCTCGGCGCTGTACGAGCGCTTCACGGCGCAGATCCGCGGGGCCGTGGACCTGTCCCAGTACAGGCGGATGGCGGCGGGGTCCAGTCGAGAGCTGGTGAAGAAGGTGTCGGACGTGATCTGGAACAGCCTCAGTCGTTCTTACTTTAAAGACCGTGCCCACATCCAGTCTCTCTTCAGCCTCATCACCG GGACCAAATTGGACAGCTCGGGCGTCGCCTTTGCAGTGGTGTCGGCCTGCCAGGTCCTGGCCCTGAAGGACGTACACCTGGCCTTGTCCGAAGACCACGCCTGGGTCATCTTCGGCAAGTGCGGCGACGAGACGGCCGAGGTCACCTGGCACGGCAAGGGGAACGAAGACCGGCGAGGGCAGACCGTTGCGGCGGGAGTCAACGAAAAG AGTTGGCTGTACCTCAAGGGCTCCTACATGAAATGCGACCGCAACATGGAGGTGGCCTTCATGGTGTGCGCCATCAACCCCTCACTGGACCTGCACACTGACAGCTCGGAGCTGCTGCAGCTTCAGCAG AAACTACTGTGGTTGCTCTATGAACGAGGTGACCTGGACAG GTATCCAATGGCGATGGGGACTCTGGCAGACCTGGAAGACCAGGACCCAATGCCAGGCAAGGAGAGCCCACTGGAAATCCACTTGAAG GCCGTCAGCTCGGCCCAGAAACATTACAACAACGAGCACATCTACCCCTACATGTACTTGGCGGGCTTCCACTACAGGCACAGGAACGTGCGGGACGCGCTGAGGGCGTGGGCCGACGCTGCCCAGGTCATGCAGGA CTATAACTACTTCCGCGAGGACGAGGAGATCTACAAAGAGTTTTTCGACATCGCCAATGACGTCATTCCCACTCTGCTCAAAGAGACCGCCGCCGCTGCGGAGAGTCCCGCAGAAGGCGGCGATGCGGGTGAAGCG gagcagCCCAAGCAGCAGCaggcggcagcggcggcggctcTCTCGGCGCTGCAGGACCCGGAATGCTTCGCCCACCTGCTGTGCTTCTACGACGGCATCTGCAAGTGGGAGGAGGGCAGCCCCACGCCAGTGCTGCACGTGGGCTGGGCCACTTACCTGGTCCAGTCCCTCAGCCGCTTCGAGGCACAG GTGCGTCAGAAAGTGTCCATCATCACCAAAGAGCCAGAATGTCAGGATGACGACGACGCGTCCAGTGAGGATCCCTGGGAGGGGCGCAGGCGAGGCCCCCGCAGGGAGTCCAAGCCGGAGGAGCAGAATTCTCCCCTCCCCGCCGCCCCCACCTCCCCGACTTCCCAGACCACCACAACCGCGACGACGGTCCAGCCCAAGAAGGTCGGAGAGGGAGGCGCCCGCCGCCGCTCCGAGGGCAAACCCAAGTCCCCTGGCTCCAACGCGGGGGCGTCCTCCCCGCTGCGGGCGGCGTCGCCGGCGCCGCCGCCCCGCCCGGCCGCCCCCGTCGTCGCCTTCCAGAGTGAGAAGATGAAGGGCATGAAGGAGCTGCTGCGCGCCGCCAAGGTGAACTCCAGCGCCATCAAGCTGCAGCTCACCGCCCAGTCTCAGGTTCAGATGAAGAGGCAGAAGAGCACGCCGCCCGGCGATTACTCCATGTCCTTCATGAAGAGGCAGCGCAAGTCGCTTTAG